The proteins below are encoded in one region of Mya arenaria isolate MELC-2E11 chromosome 15, ASM2691426v1:
- the LOC128219124 gene encoding uncharacterized protein LOC128219124: protein MNMKQESLDFGSDEDYKVFCYSCKNIGKEVPAKRSCQDCQENYCASCCEIHTKFTISKDHTIMNIVGDQESPTGNIPKPTGPLESSVEPSFSERCGNHSYEFIKYFCKDCEEVLCSTCVTAQHRACSNVQYIPDVVNSKEHGIEVDQINKDITQMVNELADLKSETDDSTNLVKFYACSAKEELENSIDMIIKYFEDKKNMLAEIVQDIEMGDIERISKANSKHHRLREMLEGQRICQADSTDAHNFVKRFIEAKRTLKRMEVGRVEMDMLQESKKITRYCVIPCLEADFKNVNVGNIEFRDVNCPRKANYATSLNVRTESELKKCDIADMTLLSSDMLAVSDSYNCKVKLINVTKDNIVSSLVMRTCPLGITRIKADQLAVALPAISTVAIISISEDGHLTKDRNLILLKSCSGLLYAKGMLFVSYNEGRSNIAVLNLSGDVMRTICTNKSGSPLYSRPFYMALSIDKDSLYVSDSEMIKITSLSRENTVHFKCDRKGSKVNGVRGITIDSGGVVYVCGYNSNTVCQLVKGDEKLIPLLDANNDLRQPRSLAFCAKTNRLFVGMDFGNRILVYDIRNKYVE from the exons atgaacatgaagCAAGAAAGTCTAGATTTCGGTTCTGATGAGGATTATAAAGTGTTTTGTTATTCGTGTAAGAACATCGGAAAAGAAGTTCCCGCAAAGCGATCTTGCCAAGATTGCCAAGAAAATTACTGCGCATCATGTTGTGAAATCCATACGAAATTTACTATATCAAAGGATCATACGATCATGAACATCGTCGGTGATCAAGAAAGCCCTACTGGAAATATTCCTAAACCAACAGGGCCTTTAGAGTCTTCCGTTGAACCTTCCTTTTCTGAGAGGTGCGGCAATCAttcttatgaatttataaaatatttttgtaaagacTGTGAGGAAGTCTTGTGCTCAACGTGTGTAACAGCACAGCATAGAGCGTGCTCAAATGTTCAGTACATACCTGACGTTGTAAATAGTAAAGAACATGGTATTGAGGTTGATCAAATTAACAAAGACATTACTCAGATGGTAAATGAACTAGCTGACTTGAAAAGTGAAACTGATGACAGTACAAATTTGGTTAAATTCTATGCTTGTAGTGCGAAGGAAGAATTGGAAAATAGTATAGACATGATCATTAAGTATTTCGAGGACAAGAAGAATATGCTGGCTGAAATCGTTCAAGATATTGAGATGGGAGACATCGAAAGAATTTCGAAAGCAAATTCAAAACATCACAGACTGAGGGAAATGCTAGAAGGTCAGAGAATTTGTCAAGCAGACAGTACTGATGCACACAATTTTGTTAAAAGGTTTATCGAGGCAAAGAGAACCCTAAAGAGGATGGAAGTAGGCAGAGTGGAGATGGACATGTTGCAAGAGTCTAAGAAAATAACACG GTACTGCGTCATTCCATGTCTGGAGGCTGACTTCAAGAACGTTAACGTTGGAAATATCGAATTCAGGGACGTCAACTGTCCGAGAAAAGCAAACTACGCGACGTCTTTGAATGTGAGAACGGAGTccgaattaaaaaaatgtgatatCGCAGATATGACATTGTTGTCATCAGATATGCTTGCAGTGTCTGATAGCTACAACTGCAAGGTTAAGCTTATTAATGTCACTAAAGACAACATAGTTTCATCACTTGTTATGCGGACTTGTCCTCTTGGCATTACAAGGATTAAAGCTGATCAATTAGCTGTTGCACTACCCGCCATTTCCACTGTCGCAATTATATCCATATCTGAAGATGGACATCTCACGAAAGACAGGAATCTCATCTTACTGAAATCTTGCAGTGGCCTGCTATATGCGAAAGGAATGCTCTTTGTCTCATACAATGAAGGTCGCAGCAATATTGCCGTACTGAATTTATCCGGTGATGTTATGAGAACTATATGCACTAATAAATCAGGATCACCACTGTATAGTAGACCATTTTACATGGCTTTGAGTATCGACAAGGACTCCTTGTACGTTAGTGACTCTGAGATGATTAAAATTACCAGTCTGTCAAGAGAGAACACAGTCCACTTTAAGTGTGACAGAAAGGGTTCCAAAGTGAACGGTGTACGAGGAATAACAATAGATTCCGGCGGAGTAGTTTATGTATGCGGGTACAACAGTAATACTGTGTGTCAGCTGGTTAAAGGCGATGAGAAGTTAATACCTCTTTTAGATGCGAATAATGACCTTCGCCAGCCTAGATCGTTAGCTTTTTGTGCAAAAACAAACCGCTTGTTTGTTGGAATGGATTTCGGAAATAGGATTCTAGTGTATGACATAAGGAATAAATACGTGGAGTGA